Genomic window (Xenopus laevis strain J_2021 chromosome 3S, Xenopus_laevis_v10.1, whole genome shotgun sequence):
TGCGTTTTGCAGACAGGGTGGTTTGCAGTTGCGTGATATAAACCCACTCGATATTACTTGTGCCCCAGTCACTTATATTCTAAGCCAACATGGGTAGTGCCCTGTGATTTCATGTACAATATGCTGACACATTATAATAATGACTGTAGTATAGATGATAACTGTGGTTACTAGAATGATCTGCTGCATTTGTCACCAACCAAGCAGATCTGTTCCAAGTCCGGCAATCCAATCGGTAAAGCAGACTGGGCTGTTCCAATtgtttaaagtgatagtgacatttacatattttttaaaaatagtaatCTACATTAATAGTTTTTGTTGGtagtttttcactgatagttctgcttttgtaagtaattgttacttgaagtgcttaaatctgacagttttgccaacctgactgtcccctctcagcctgtaaaggtggccatagacataaagatccactcgtttgacgatgtttacaaacgagcggatctctctcgatatgcccacattgaagtgggtgatatcaggctgatccgattgtgggccctggggcccaacgatcggatcataatgcatccgatacgggcggtcggatcgcgggaccacatacatgcacagatgcggccgcgatccgatgggattttttaacctgccccatcaagactttcggccagatatcgatcgggaaagaccggtggatggccccacacatgggccaataagctgccaaccctctgtttgtcagcagcttttattggtccatgtatgggggcATTTAGTTTCTTATGcaaacagactcctgctgcacaaatatggcagccccctcatacaggaacattggAGATGAAGAAAAACTTAAAACCAGATTATGTTtgaggataataataataataataataataataattcactgTATTTTTTGTTGTAGTTGATCTTGCTGCTGgaactgcccccatggctacacagcagcttgtttatataaactatagtagtacttatttgttatctactgtgtatcctgtgcttgaatggctgcccccatggctacacagcagcttgtttatataaactatagtagtacttatctcttatctactgtgtatcctgtgcttgaatggctgcccccatggctacacagcagcttgtttatataaactatagtagtacttatttgttatctactgtgtatcctgtgcttgaatggctgcccccatggctacacagcagcttgtttatataaactatagtagtacttatctcttatctactgtgtatcctgtgcttgaatggctgcccccatggctacacagcagcttgtttatataaactatagtagtacttatctgttatctactgtgtatcctgtgcttgaatggctgcccccatggctacacagcagcttgtttatataaactatagttctgTACAAGTGCAGAGCaccagtacattgtattttcattcctttaaaactctttaattttttgtgtgttactgttactttaaaggagaagtaaacctctTAATtaaaaacccttacccccctactctacatagatcCCACTctgtcctcccccccccccagcttagctgctaccctgggcaaatgcccctaactttttactcacccctcagtgcagattcacggcatcagagttcacggcagccatcttcttctcttcggtcttcatcgTGTCTTCTTCTGACAATTTTtcgacttttggcgcatgcgcagttgacaaaaacccgaagactgctccaactgcgcattcgcctATACGGAACTTACTCcccgatgaagaccgaagagaagaagatggctgccgtgaactccgatgccgtgaatctgcaccgaggggttagtaaaaagttaggggcatttgcccgggtagcAGCTAAGATGGGGGGAggacagaggggggggggtctatgtagagtaggggggtagggtttttttaataaggggtttacttctcctttaagatgtctgTGACATTTTTTACAGTAAAATCCAAGGCCATAGTTTCTATGTTTATGTTGCTCAAAACAGCTTTCTGGTAGTTAAggaaattgggggggggggggagaatagtGAGGAACATAACAAATAATTTACCAAGAAATCAAATGACAGGCCAATTGTAGTCATTACTAACCTGCCCAGCTTTCTTTAATGTCTAATTGAATCCCCCTTTACCGGTTGTATCAATATATTGTGGACAATCGTATGTTTGGGTCTGTGTTGTGAAACCATATAACTTTGTGTGTTCCTACTGCTAATACTCAAAACTTCCTGCCCTTTCAACCACTTCCTCATTTTTCTGGATGTTCTTTTGATGCAACATTCTCAGTGTGTACACAAACACTGCTACACAAACATATACCAGTCACACACAGCTCTATTGCTACACCGTGTCTCCTGCTGGGGTTACATTATTAAGCCATTATGGTAATTTAGTGTTTGCTGGAGTACTCCTGACTCCTGAGGTCTAACCTTTCCGAAATAATTGTTTACCTGGATGACccaataagcaaagaaactaaaTTCCAATTAGGAAGCAcaatataggggtaaatttactaagcgtcgccagcaacggcttcgccaggcgaaaatttgctgggaCAACGCTAaattactaaaatgcgaagtttcttCCTGACCGACGGACGCTGGCGAATgttcgctatcgttacttcaccaatgcgagcaaatcaaagcgaagatgctctagtgttcaattctgcctagtgcaaattaGTTAGAGTTCTTGtgatcaggctaatttgcatacggcggggaATTTAAAGTTTctgttacatgttgcatctaatacattacattgacactgataactagacatgtccagggaaccttaaggaattcaatagagttgttttaatgccctacacatgagcccactgtaaaatagtgttccatatgttagaaaatgtatggggaaaaccggttaaacaaaaatattgttttaggaCTTTTgtagtctatcaccctgaaaaatagaAAAGCCTCCAGCATTTTTGGAACTCCACAAAAAATATGATgtgtaactgaagattgaggaagttctatgcactccactttgcctggtctgagctggcaaaggcaagtctggcaaaagaggtaacgttcagtaatatccgcatttttgtgaatttgcggagtaacgtccattcgccagagtgaaaagttgcctggcgatagagtgcgaatcaacactagcgtctatctccttcgctagtgaagtgacgcctgcgcctatTTGTAAATCGACAAAATCCCTGTGGGCGGTAAAGCTGGCGAAtcgttgccagcgttagtcacttcacactttagtaaatctgccccacagaatCATGTGTGGGTGTGACTGCATTTTGTACAAATAACTGACTGCACCTTCAGCACAGTAAGATTTCAATTTCAGAAAGGGTATATGTACTGTAAGGACAATCATGTCTTGGTGGTCTCTCCTTGGAGAGAggttaataaaaaagtacctgcAGGGAATGGGAACTGTAGAACATGAGTTAAGGAAGTGCCCCGTTGCAATAGAAAGTGGGTGACAGTGAATGTAAAGTTACAGTGAATAAGTTCCTTTACAAAAGGAGCATTTTGAGTAAGTACTGAAACTGGGAACCatatctgcttcctctgcaggTATTTGCTGCTCCCATGTGCCCCTCCGATGACAAAGTCCCTTCTGCTGACCGCACTCATGCCAGGATGGAAGGTGAGGGAAGCCCTGTGGAAATCCAAGCAGCACCCATTGGTACAACAGCTGTGCCTGTGTCCCCCAGTTCCCCGGTCTCACCCACTGACTCACTTACTGAAAAGAAGCGGACACCCATGGATAAAGAGGGTCTTCCTGCCAACGTGCCCGTCATAAGCCTTGGCCACAGCAAGATGGTTTTGCATCCTGAGCTGACCACCCTGCGCCCTGTGCCCTCTCTGATGTTGGCTTTGCCTGGCATACGAACTCCTTTGTTCCCCCCACAGTACCACCCTCATCCCTATCTGCCCAGGTAAGACTAGGGTATCTAGGACTTGGCACCAGAAACAAACCCAGGTCCTTCTGCAGGGGAGACTGCTGTAAGTGATTGTCTTTTCTTTGTTCCACAGTCCATACCTACGTGCCTCTAGTCTTTATCCCATCTTCTCTGGACGCTTCAAGAAAAGGAGTCACCCTAACATCCCAGAGGTGCCATTCTTAGGTAGGATTACTGTGCTCGTGACTGGACATCTCTTTGTATTTGTGTAGTTTGCCttaattaacataattaatataaatttgttacagcaaatacaaaagCCTGTTATTATTCCTGCCCACTATTGGACACAAGCGTTGCCTCCAAATACTCCCCTTGCACTTTTATATAGTTGAGCCAAGTACCCTTACATCTGTCCTGGCTCTTCTGCTGAAGTGTGCCTGTAGACACTCGGAAGTACCGCTaatgtcagtgtcggactggaatgccaggggcccaccagaaaactttagatggTGTAAATGGTGGGCCCATCCGTAAACcgtgaccatgggcccactttccaaactattattcctcctctctgaagtcaacctctttattctcctagtcttttatatctacttactatactttattaatattattactatactatacttccattattaatcctcttttttaccataaagaaatagggaatgaccacgaAATAGGCTGAATGGattgaagcaagaggcccactgacccctgggcccactgggagttttcctggtatcccggcgggccagtctgacactggctaaTGTCATTTTAAATATGTGCCAAATATGACACAATCCCTAGTGTGAATGTTGCTTTATCTAATTGGCTACAACATGCACGCACACCTGTATATTGGTGCATTGGGTGGAATATGGCCAGGCACAAttctatgctggaattatggagaAAATGCTTTATGGCTCGTTATATGTATTTAAGACCAACAAGTGCAGTATAATAAGTGTCCTATCAGAGAATCTGATCAAACTGTCATatagataacagtagtgatggctTTTTGACATTGTTTGCCTTGAGCAGCCATTTTGTGTTGTTTGTGccactcactgatcacctgacaggaaataatgcaggttcTGACTGAAACAGGAAGTTATTTGTGAGGAAAAAAGCAGCTCTGTCCAtttattggctgatgtaacccagcatgtatgtgtgcacttGGTTTGCgtgtgagcacagtgcctcaGACAACTtgggctgttttatgtgatatacagTAGCTTTTAATGGAGACCTGCAGTGTTCACTATTACTTTTACCTCATAACATTACTATGATTACAGAGTTAGTGGAAGATGGGATGTTATGTTATAGGTGGGATTGATGTAGGGccggtctagggttgccacctttcctgcaTTCAgaatccgggcagggggcggTACCTGTGATGTCAGAGGTGAGGCCAGTGACATAAAGGGGCGGGCCTGTGATGTACGGGGGTGGGCCTGTGATGTGGCAGCCCGTTTATGATATTTAttatgataaatgagccccaatatacAAGATCAGAGCGACAGACCCCTCCTTCGTCATAACTGTGATTGTTGCAAATCCTTCTGTTTCTCAGAGTATATTTTACCTTTAAGACCTTGAAGTGGTTTGGGTGTTGGTCTTGTAGGTATCAGgctatggatttatgggtattaAGATAGACATTGACTAGGTAAGGCCAGGGTATTCCCTAGATTACCAAAATGACGCTGCTGGCTGATACCTGTGTATTACAGtagagaatatatttttaaagggatagtgtcatgggaaaacatgtttttttcaaaacatcagttaatagtgctgctccggcagaattctgcactgaaatccatttctcaaaagagcaaacagatttttttatattcaattttgaaatctgacatagggctagacatattgtcagtttcccagctgcccccagtcatgtgactctgataaacttcagtcactttttactgctgtagttggagtgatatcacccctcccttttcccccagcagcctaacaacagaacaatgggaaggtacccaAATAGCAGcaacctaacacaagataacagctgcctggtagatctaagaataaaactcaatagtaaaatccaggtcccactgagacacattgttacattgagtaggagaaacaacagcctgccagaaagcagttccatcctaaagtgctgtctctttctgaaatcacatgaccaggcaaaatgacctgagatgcacctacacaccaatattacaactaaatacacttgctggttcaggaatgacattttatattgtagagtgaattatttgcaatgtaaacagtgtcatttagaaataaaaacattaacatcaaaaaatgtaaatgttttaaagtaatgaaaatatgatgtactgtgcctgtgcttgaatggcagccccccatggctacacagcagcttgtttatataaactatagtagtacttatctgttatctactgtgtatcctgtgcttgaatggctgcccccatggctacacagcagcttgtttatataaactatagtagtacttatctgttatctactgtgtatcctgtgcttgaatggctgccccatggctacacagcagcttgtttatataaactatagtagtacttatctgttatctactgtgtagccagtgattgaatggctgcccccatggctacacagcagcttatttatataaactatagtagtgtttctgaagcaaacacagcagttttaataGTGTAGGGCACCACtggattatatttgtattacttttaaacaatataattttttcatgttactgttcctttaaggttgtgagcttatatatatatatatatatatatatatatatatatatatatatatatatatatatatatatatatatatatatatttgtgcaggCCTGTGATGTATTATATAGGGGGGGCACACTTGAGTAATATGTAATATGGCAGGAGTGCCTGTGGCTTGTGGCAGTTGGAATAACTAGGATGTGGTCTGGTCGGTTTGCAGATTCTGTTATCTATCAATCTTGTCTTCCGCAGAAGAACTTGTGAAGTGGAACACATGAAAGCTGGAGGAAGGAGAGGCAAtaaagagaggagagagagagaccaggGCATGACAGTGGGGGCAACAAAACAGAGATAGATgtgaagttaaaggggaagtttgcctttaaattaactttgagggttgctagggtaattaaagggaatgtaaaggcagaaaaataaaatcccattttaactttaatgaaaaagaaacctatctccaatatactttaattaaaaaatgtgtaccgtttttataagaaacttgactgtatgcagtgaaattctcccctTCAGTTACTTGCTCTGTCTGCTGTGcataggaaacttcagactgtccctaactgctctgcagggaaatgatcatacttttaAACAGTAGGGGGAGGGActtcccaccttacttcccagaactcgagcagctttgtttgtttccctgtagtaCAGCTGGCGTccgtgtagagattcatatccgcaccagtaaatgaagggggaatttcactgcatacagtcaggtttcttataaaaactttacagatttattattggggataggtttctttttcagttaataaagtaaaaatggaattttatttttgcctttacaccctTTTTAATGTtcccaactccagctgcagggacaaagatcatggagccagatttaaacagataaactgggattctttttggaggattattttgctgcagccactggttctgcagagttggagaaagtttgtattaaacaatagaaaaactataaaatccacattagattacacgacaacacaggacccagtgcagtctgtatattctgattattaatcagtcttgctgtatcggcttctggcagatattatttgacttgtgctgttttgatcatttatgacgatccctaaacagcccagaccacattgagcatgtgcacagtcttggtcttgcaaagatgtataataaagttacaagatggtgaccccctgtggccagctttgaaagcataaattattttttttattaggcctctggtgcagtaagtttatctttagtatacaaaatacagcatttctagcattattatgTTTTAGACTTTCGTTTCCCTTTAAGCCAGAGAAAGTCcaaactgcaaaacaaaaatataaacatttcaaaAGCTGCAaaagttataaaatgaaaaattaagactaataataaaactaataataaaagGAAGACTAATTGCAACAGCTTTGATGTCATAAATCATACAGAAAGGCCACATTTCAGTTaaagcacccctttaacaaaaggaAAGGGCAAGAAGAGTCTGGTACAGGTATAGTAGAGGAACCTGTGCAGTATTAACTATGGGAACAATGATTTACCTCTGTGCCATTGTAGGATATGGGAtgcttttaaggtggccatagatgcacacaacaaattttcatatgatattcagtgtatgtatggtgggaaacaagccAACTGATATCCAATATCGGTttgctcgtcgattgggctggacggccattgttagtgctgaatcgtcagatacaggtagaattctattgtttctatatgtatatctgacgattcagctctacacgtgtgtaagactgtttccaagaaagatcgtaattgttatgacTATGGCCACCCTTATGTTCTCATCGATGAACTGCTGGGAAACTGTAGGCTGCAtcaaccagggttggactgggacaccgggacaccgggaaaaaacccagtgggccctgccgtCCCAGTGTGATGCTGCAGAGGCTATTTGCCTTCTGTATTAAGCTGTCTGGGCTTTTCAGCAAATAAATGCACATAATTCATATTATTATAGGCACACAAAGATACTCAGTGCTGCAGTGTCAGTAGTCTGTGCTACGCAGAGAAGAGTTAATCAAGTAGGAACTGCCCAGGAAGTTGGACTGGAGAGAATTACAGTAAGTGCAAAGGAAGTAGGTGCCCCTAGAGAGCTGTAGTGCATAGCAATGACAGACTGGAACAGACAAAGGCTTTGCTTTGAGATATTGGAATTGGGAAacagcagaaaaacaaaaaagtgggggacccccagtggtgtaactagagtttgTGAGGCCCCCTGCAGAGGAACTTTCAGGGGGCCctgaagaaaaacattggtgcagTTTGTCCAGCATATTAACACTGGCTGTGCAGAGTTGTCAAAAGTAGGAGAGATCAGGAGAATCACGGCACTCTATGCACATGTTGCAAAATTTTCAGACCCACAAGTGAGAAACACAAGCGAGTCTGAAGCCACTGACTACTCGCCAGAAAACTGGGGCAACTCTTATTAGACTGGGGGAGGGCAAAATTAAGTAACTCCTtggaaaatggggggggggtgacaggtatggctgtgccagtataattactgtaGATATGGCCAATAAGTGCTGcattaatcccagacatgccaataagaccaataaaaaatgaccaataaGCAATTCATTAATTAcacacatgccagtaagatcactgaaaatgGCCAATAAGCACTCCATCAATCCTGAGCTGCCAGTAAGATCAGTGAATAGATTGAAAACATTACTTTACACTTGATGAATACCGGTAGCCAATTTTCCTCTTTCCTTGTGCTCCCACAGCTGCTTGGCATACTCTTTCTCTGCCTGCCTCCTCACTAAGTTgctagaagtaaaaaaaaaaaacaagatggtgGTGCGTTCCACAGTGGAACGCACGGGCCTTCACCAGCAGCATGAGCGGTGGCAGCATGGAGGCACAGTGGGCAGTGGGCCCTTCAGGACTCAGGGTCCCTCCACATTGTTGGGTCTGCGGGGGCCTTAGTTCTGCCACTAGGACCCCATTCCTTATAGTTTGCTTACAGTTATAGCTTCACTAACATATAACcttctgcattaaaggagaagtaaaccccttataaaaaaaaacactacccccctaccctacatagacccccatccCCTGTTTCCACTGGGCCGATCCTTTAAGTCCCTCGCTTACGCGGATGATATAACTCTAGTAATGTCAAAACCTGAGGAGGAGGGAAAGGTTTTGGAGTGTATCAGAAGCTACTCTGAGGCCTCAGGGTCTCAGAtcaatcatgaaaaatcagaagCTTTTTGGAGTTTAGACGGGGAACCAAGTTTCAGACTTGAGAAATTCCCAGTAGCCTCATATCTAAATCTTAGGGATcacatttgggaagggagatcTTGATAAGGTAAAGAAAAACTGCACCATCTTTCTATAGATTAACTTTGGAGGGGTGGTACAGGGGAAAGAGTCTCTGTGGGAATACGGTGTAAAAGATTGGGCATCACCTTTTATCAAAGATTGGCTACTCGGTGGTAGAGTGAAAGAGTTAAGGATAAGAGGAGGCTTTGTTTCTACTTATCTGCGACAAGTGGCTAAAACAGTAAACAAATGGAATGGGTCTCAAGAGCATTTTCTTATAGATTGTCCAGTTTCGAGCTCATTAAGAGAAAAAGTTACAAGACGTATGAACTTAAATCTGATAAAAGAATTTTCTCACGCAGTGGTCAAAGGTAAAAGAGCTGGTGGAAGAAACAAAGCCACTTTGTACATCATTATCGCAGTATTATGGTATCACCGGTGGCACAGATGagacacataaaaaaatgtgggaaggactttgtttttcttgttgaaattgaatatgaaaaatgtaatatgtgactgattGTAACTGTTTTTTCTTGTGTGATTTAttgtaaatctgaatattttaaataaaattccctcctaccccccagcctagctgctacccctgtaaatgcccctaacttgttatttacgcccatattggggagagatccacttgtttggcgacaccggatctctccgtgtatggccaccttagttaCTGTATCTGTACTGGTGCATTGCATGCGTCGGGCTCTACTCACTGACGCTGAAAAGGAAGCAGGCGCTGAAGTATCAGGGAAAAGTGGGATGTCCATAGCGCAACATTTTAATGGTCAAATTAACCCTTTCCTCTCGTCCCATAGGTCGCCAGCCGCAGAAAGTTGCTCGCCGGGTCTTCACTAACAGCCGGGAGCGCTGGAGGCAGCAGAATGTGAATGGGGCCTTTGCTGAATTGCGCAAGCTGATCCCTACGCACCCCCCAGACAAGAAACTGAGCAAGAATGAAATCCTGCGTCTGGCCATGAGATACATCACTTtcttagttacgttactgggggACCAGCGCAGCTCCCCCACAAAACAGTCTCCTGCTAAGAGAGGAATCCCACTCCCTGTCCTGGACTTACCCTCAAAGGGCAAGGAAAGCAAGAGACCCCCTGCCCGAGTGCAGAGAGCGGAGGACACACAGGATGGAGGAGGGTTTGGTACAGTGTCCCCTGTCTCTGGAAGCTGCGGGGAGAGTCTGGAAAGCGAGGAAGAGGGGGACCAGGGGCCCTTAGCTATAAGCAGACAGAGGGTTATAGTTCAGGCAGAGGTAGGAGGGAGCTGATGGGGCATGTGAGGGACCAACTCTGACTGATGAAGGCCCAGAATGCACTTCTGTTCTTCATATTGCATGCACCTCACTAACTGCAATGATGTGGGTACTGTGGGTCCCCATTACCAGAATTCCCCCGTCTGCATTATAATTTGCATTTTCCCTTTCGAGTTCTAACTGCACTGGATTTGTATTTGTAAACACCTCCGGAGATGCATCTTTGCGTGGCTGCAGTAACTCTGGAATTTCATTGGATGGAGATGCCCCTgtgacattttctaattggataaATGTTGTAGGACTATACAATGCTGAATGTGCAGTATGTGAACTGGATTCAACAAAACTGCGCTCCCCCAAATGGATTGTTGGGATATCTCTTTGGATTATAGTGATGGCGTTGCATAGATTCATTAGAATGTATTTCCCATAATGCAAAGTTACACTAGAGCAAAGTGAGTGGACAATATGGTCAAAAGCATCAATTTAGGGATAAAATGACCGGACCCCAAAACCCAGAATGCACTGCCAAAGTAGGGACAATTAAAACTCTTGAAGCATTGATAATCTTTGGGTGATGGAACCCTAATGCACTATTTGTAATACAATCATTATGATATGAGAACAAAGCCTGTGTCCCTTGTCTGTGTTTTAAAGAATGTATGTGGGTTTTGTGCATGAGAGAATGC
Coding sequences:
- the LOC108703405 gene encoding protein lyl-1-like translates to MNVCVSPSRAPQNQASKERHQSHTPLPTPPYCRPRSPIETQHVSPASLLRRVTPVFAAPMCPSDDKVPSADRTHARMEGEGSPVEIQAAPIGTTAVPVSPSSPVSPTDSLTEKKRTPMDKEGLPANVPVISLGHSKMVLHPELTTLRPVPSLMLALPGIRTPLFPPQYHPHPYLPSPYLRASSLYPIFSGRFKKRSHPNIPEVPFLGRQPQKVARRVFTNSRERWRQQNVNGAFAELRKLIPTHPPDKKLSKNEILRLAMRYITFLVTLLGDQRSSPTKQSPAKRGIPLPVLDLPSKGKESKRPPARVQRAEDTQDGGGFGTVSPVSGSCGESLESEEEGDQGPLAISRQRVIVQAEVGGS